The following are from one region of the Endozoicomonas sp. 4G genome:
- a CDS encoding F-box/WD40 repeat-containing protein, with amino-acid sequence MPPTLKRKSSIDDSQPPKQPQTQEAPRGVSAGREVTVYDKNKSLFLSLPDVPTSMIISHLSFREIIGLAKVCQHFHTFIKNNKTVEKIWYRRFPAPHQYQLKTIATAKSDEQKLRNWLRPFANEDTIESLVRRREEPHFPVDLLFTNSKLMAQCETFELVKKIEFWHRRFVNEATFSANSDHLATASADATVKVHSQKIDGSWAENTVISHPRWLKSAIFSRDSRHMVTNSDDLIAKICGQTDDGSWTEKLIINHESIICSANFSADSRHVVTADKYGGLRIHSLGTDGSWKPTATINHEGPVKSASLSFDGRHLSVIDSDNNTVTIYGREEDGSWNVRTVIRHKNEVYSATFSADGNHLVTASKDGTATIYDLQDDGSWEKIQTINHGGRVYSANFSTDNKRVVTAGKDGKAKIYVQKTPGSWKKEAIIKHKDAITLAHFSADGRYVVTASDDHTAQIYGRDDDGIWRPKVTINHKGKLRSATFSADGCHLVTIAAGDNEAHIYGLGREGLWVKKATIRDEDPLRLATISADARHVLTINQFARAIITELRRSD; translated from the coding sequence ATGCCTCCTACTTTGAAAAGAAAATCCAGCATTGATGACTCACAACCACCTAAGCAACCTCAAACACAGGAAGCACCAAGGGGTGTCAGTGCAGGCAGGGAGGTTACTGTCTATGACAAAAACAAATCGTTGTTCCTCAGTTTGCCCGACGTACCGACCTCTATGATTATCAGCCATTTGAGTTTTCGGGAGATTATTGGTTTAGCTAAGGTATGCCAACATTTTCACACATTTATTAAAAACAATAAGACGGTGGAAAAAATCTGGTATCGCCGGTTTCCTGCTCCACACCAATATCAACTCAAGACTATCGCTACGGCAAAAAGTGATGAGCAAAAACTCCGTAACTGGTTGCGGCCATTTGCCAATGAGGACACTATCGAGTCACTTGTAAGACGGCGAGAAGAACCTCATTTTCCTGTCGACCTTCTTTTCACTAACAGTAAACTGATGGCTCAATGTGAAACGTTTGAGTTAGTAAAAAAAATCGAGTTTTGGCATAGACGTTTTGTCAACGAAGCCACCTTCAGCGCCAATAGCGACCATCTGGCGACCGCCAGTGCGGATGCAACGGTGAAAGTCCACAGCCAGAAAATCGATGGATCCTGGGCAGAAAACACCGTCATTTCACATCCCCGTTGGCTCAAATCCGCCATCTTCAGTCGTGATAGCCGTCATATGGTGACCAACAGTGATGATCTCATAGCGAAAATCTGTGGTCAGACTGACGATGGATCATGGACAGAAAAACTCATCATTAATCATGAATCTATAATCTGTTCTGCTAACTTCAGCGCCGATAGTCGCCATGTGGTGACTGCTGATAAATATGGAGGGCTGAGAATCCATAGTCTGGGGACCGATGGATCGTGGAAACCAACAGCCACCATTAATCATGAGGGTCCAGTCAAGTCGGCCAGCTTAAGCTTCGATGGACGTCATCTGTCGGTCATTGATTCAGATAATAACACTGTCACCATCTATGGTCGGGAAGAAGATGGATCATGGAACGTAAGAACCGTCATTCGCCATAAGAATGAAGTCTACTCTGCCACCTTCAGCGCCGATGGCAATCATCTGGTAACCGCCAGCAAAGATGGTACGGCAACAATCTATGACCTGCAGGACGACGGATCATGGGAAAAAATACAAACAATTAATCATGGTGGTCGGGTCTACTCAGCCAACTTCAGTACCGATAACAAACGTGTGGTGACTGCCGGTAAAGATGGGAAGGCAAAAATCTATGTTCAGAAAACCCCCGGATCGTGGAAAAAAGAAGCCATCATTAAACACAAGGACGCAATCACCTTAGCCCACTTCAGCGCTGATGGCCGTTATGTAGTGACCGCCAGTGACGATCACACCGCACAAATCTATGGTCGGGATGACGATGGAATATGGAGACCAAAAGTCACCATTAACCACAAAGGTAAACTCCGGTCAGCCACCTTCAGTGCCGATGGTTGCCATCTGGTAACCATCGCCGCGGGTGACAATGAGGCGCACATTTATGGTCTTGGGAGAGAGGGGTTATGGGTTAAAAAAGCCACTATTCGAGACGAGGATCCACTCAGATTAGCCACCATTAGCGCCGATGCCCGACATGTGTTGACCATTAATCAATTTGCTCGGGCGATAATTACTGAACTGCGGAGGAGCGATTAA
- a CDS encoding methyltransferase domain-containing protein, whose protein sequence is MTIFAFLSGVLLTWLVMSGLLSQLISFIISIWWPSSSGERGMQADQWLLNSGVSTSSGWRLIGYWRETSDYGQACSELAGLLADKACLSNQDKVLDVGFSSYDQLLVWLDYYQVESLTALAETEQLLAGAQDQCHHYDQLKLVRGHEAELAKLDADSFDKLLALDCAYHFDNKPRFFNNARKVIKEGGSLTLTDMVLSRPFKDRMEQRMVNLLARSCGISVEGLMTQQKYEYHLQEAGFEKIECVDISQDVLSGFCFWFSQHYRQLSPVTRPKVWIRLRLLVWFIRWMQHRGLLEYHVISAR, encoded by the coding sequence ATGACCATTTTCGCATTTCTTTCCGGCGTCCTGCTAACTTGGCTGGTAATGTCGGGACTTTTATCCCAACTGATCAGTTTTATCATCAGTATCTGGTGGCCTTCTTCCAGTGGCGAGCGGGGTATGCAGGCTGATCAGTGGCTTTTGAACAGTGGCGTATCCACCTCTTCCGGCTGGAGGTTGATCGGTTATTGGCGTGAAACCTCCGATTATGGCCAGGCGTGTTCTGAGCTGGCAGGTCTTCTTGCCGATAAAGCCTGTCTCTCCAATCAGGATAAGGTGCTGGATGTTGGTTTTTCCAGCTACGATCAGCTTTTGGTCTGGCTCGATTACTATCAGGTTGAGTCCCTCACCGCCCTGGCAGAAACGGAACAGCTGTTGGCAGGTGCCCAGGATCAGTGTCATCACTATGATCAGCTAAAGCTGGTCAGAGGTCATGAAGCAGAGCTGGCCAAGTTGGACGCAGACTCTTTTGACAAACTGCTGGCCCTTGATTGCGCTTACCACTTTGATAACAAACCACGCTTTTTCAACAATGCCAGAAAAGTGATTAAGGAAGGCGGTAGCCTCACCCTGACTGATATGGTGCTCAGCCGCCCCTTCAAGGATCGGATGGAGCAGAGAATGGTCAATCTGCTGGCAAGATCCTGTGGCATCTCTGTGGAAGGCTTAATGACTCAGCAGAAGTATGAATACCATCTGCAAGAAGCTGGCTTTGAAAAAATTGAATGCGTCGACATCAGTCAGGATGTTCTTTCTGGCTTCTGCTTCTGGTTCTCGCAGCATTATAGACAACTGTCGCCTGTTACTCGTCCAAAAGTCTGGATTCGTTTGAGATTGCTGGTCTGGTTTATTCGCTGGATGCAACATCGGGGGTTGCTGGAGTATCACGTAATTTCAGCAAGATGA
- a CDS encoding MATE family efflux transporter: MTLYVRMAKYYAYFKRDLLETAKISFPILISLSFSILSGVIDTVVLGRFSILALSSAVIGTSIFVIFVTAVNGLLRSMIPQYFSASDSREKARVVFNVGALALCVSTALCLIIVNLKSFLFFFGFEIELSAHAYNYLKILMWGLIPLSLSMVVTNLFIVSKYTKPLLKISVLSFLVNVLITVPLVFGLTGGEPMGEKGAAVGTVLSYIFSLTYGMLLYVRQFGGRGPIILPVFSLSTLRQSFIIGIPISAAVVTKFTAMSMLAIWIAQAGESYVAAFGILNNVASIVFIFPIAYGQAQLSRLGDSDKFVSDKEAHCWLYACLLNITLITIMVALSLYLIKSWLIRQYTSDESVTMLFENTLPLVLIAIIFDSIQATSGIILTHFKDTFFSFISIVTGYFLVCIPAVYFFSETTSPDIVFHVYTAMVLCLFLLSILQVARLSRMIVRA, encoded by the coding sequence ATGACTCTATATGTACGAATGGCGAAATACTATGCCTATTTCAAACGTGATCTTTTAGAAACAGCTAAAATCAGCTTTCCAATTTTAATATCCTTAAGCTTTAGTATATTGTCAGGGGTAATAGATACAGTTGTGCTCGGAAGGTTCTCAATACTAGCATTATCTTCAGCAGTTATTGGTACTAGTATTTTCGTTATTTTCGTAACAGCTGTGAACGGATTATTACGGAGTATGATTCCACAGTATTTCTCCGCCTCTGATAGCAGGGAAAAAGCACGCGTCGTATTCAATGTAGGTGCTCTTGCGCTTTGTGTGAGCACTGCTTTGTGTCTGATTATTGTTAATCTAAAATCGTTTTTATTCTTTTTTGGCTTTGAGATAGAGTTAAGTGCACATGCCTATAATTATCTGAAAATTTTGATGTGGGGCCTGATCCCACTCTCCTTGAGTATGGTAGTGACCAACCTATTTATCGTGAGTAAATATACAAAGCCTCTACTTAAGATAAGTGTCTTGTCGTTCCTGGTTAATGTATTGATCACGGTTCCCCTTGTGTTTGGTTTAACTGGAGGGGAGCCAATGGGAGAGAAAGGAGCTGCGGTAGGAACGGTTCTGAGCTATATATTTTCTCTCACTTATGGGATGTTACTCTATGTGAGGCAATTCGGAGGAAGAGGTCCAATAATATTACCTGTTTTTAGTTTATCGACGCTCAGGCAAAGTTTTATTATTGGGATTCCGATCTCAGCAGCAGTGGTTACTAAATTTACCGCAATGTCAATGTTAGCTATTTGGATTGCGCAAGCGGGAGAATCATATGTTGCGGCATTTGGGATACTTAATAATGTTGCTTCAATTGTGTTTATTTTTCCTATTGCATATGGGCAGGCACAATTATCGAGACTGGGAGATTCAGATAAGTTTGTATCAGATAAAGAAGCTCACTGCTGGTTATATGCTTGTTTATTGAATATTACTCTAATTACGATCATGGTTGCTCTGTCTTTGTACTTAATAAAAAGTTGGCTCATTAGGCAGTACACATCTGATGAAAGTGTTACAATGCTTTTTGAAAATACGTTACCACTTGTGTTAATAGCGATTATATTTGATTCAATACAGGCCACCTCGGGAATTATACTTACGCATTTCAAAGATACATTTTTCTCCTTTATATCGATAGTTACAGGATATTTCCTTGTTTGTATTCCAGCTGTATATTTTTTCAGTGAAACGACTAGCCCTGATATTGTTTTTCATGTCTACACAGCTATGGTCCTGTGCTTATTCCTTTTATCAATACTACAAGTTGCACGTTTATCCAGAATGATTGTAAGAGCATAA
- a CDS encoding toxin-antitoxin system HicB family antitoxin gives MTYEAVTLSELEKEFRTAVDTYLRECIELDKVPDKPFKGSLNIRIGEELHRVAATVDSGMSLNAFICSAIREKLERDFNTRV, from the coding sequence GTGACCTACGAGGCTGTGACACTCTCTGAGCTGGAAAAAGAGTTCAGGACGGCGGTTGATACTTATCTTAGAGAATGCATTGAGCTCGATAAAGTACCGGATAAACCTTTTAAAGGTTCCCTGAATATCCGGATTGGCGAAGAACTCCATCGCGTTGCGGCGACTGTTGACAGCGGCATGTCTCTGAATGCCTTTATCTGTAGCGCCATCAGGGAAAAGCTGGAACGGGATTTTAACACCAGGGTCTGA
- a CDS encoding transposase: MKTKRAYKERFYPTPEQAQLLAQSFGCARFAYNNTLRFRTDAYYKDGTSISHAQAEKRLVTLKAEYPFLTDVSSVILQQTLRDQQEAFRNFWDGRAKYPKFKKRHSRQSIRLTKAAFRYKEGKLFIAKSKEPLNIRWSRPLASEPSSITIIKDRAGRYFVSMLCEFEAKPMPTINKTVGIDLGLNDLFITSDGEKSGNPRHTKRYEQKLAYLQRQMSKKQKGSSNRAKAKLKVARLHAKIADCRMDATHQASRKLINENQVVCVESLNVKGMIKNPKLTKHIADANWGVFVRQLKYKAYWAGRDLVKIDRFFPSSKRCSSCGFIHESLPLSIRDWECPECKTHHDRDINAAKNIKTAGLAGLACGATGTGIEA, from the coding sequence ATGAAGACGAAACGAGCCTACAAAGAACGATTCTACCCAACCCCTGAGCAAGCACAGCTACTTGCCCAATCATTTGGTTGCGCTCGTTTCGCCTACAATAATACCCTTCGATTTCGTACCGATGCCTACTACAAAGACGGAACCAGTATCTCTCATGCTCAGGCTGAAAAGAGGCTTGTCACGCTGAAGGCAGAGTATCCATTCTTAACCGATGTTTCCAGTGTCATTTTGCAACAAACACTCAGGGATCAGCAGGAAGCCTTCAGGAACTTTTGGGATGGAAGAGCCAAGTACCCCAAATTCAAAAAAAGACATTCGAGGCAAAGTATACGGCTGACAAAGGCTGCTTTCAGGTACAAAGAAGGCAAACTATTCATTGCCAAGAGCAAAGAGCCGTTGAATATTCGCTGGAGCCGACCACTGGCTTCTGAGCCTTCCAGTATCACTATCATTAAAGATCGTGCAGGCCGGTACTTTGTGTCCATGCTGTGCGAGTTTGAAGCTAAACCAATGCCTACCATCAATAAGACAGTAGGCATTGATTTAGGTTTAAATGATCTATTCATCACTTCAGACGGTGAAAAATCCGGTAATCCAAGGCACACCAAACGCTACGAGCAAAAGCTCGCCTATCTTCAGCGTCAGATGTCAAAAAAGCAAAAAGGCAGTAGCAACAGAGCCAAAGCAAAGCTCAAGGTTGCACGACTTCATGCCAAGATTGCCGATTGCCGGATGGATGCCACCCACCAGGCATCCCGCAAACTCATTAACGAGAACCAAGTTGTTTGCGTAGAGTCTCTGAACGTGAAGGGAATGATCAAAAATCCAAAACTGACGAAACATATAGCCGATGCAAACTGGGGAGTGTTTGTCCGCCAGTTGAAATACAAGGCTTATTGGGCGGGTAGAGATCTGGTTAAGATAGACCGTTTCTTTCCAAGTTCCAAACGCTGCTCCAGTTGCGGATTTATCCATGAAAGTCTGCCGTTGTCTATTCGTGATTGGGAGTGCCCAGAGTGCAAAACCCATCACGACCGGGACATTAACGCAGCAAAGAATATCAAAACCGCCGGGCTGGCGGGGTTAGCCTGTGGAGCGACTGGAACGGGGATAGAGGCTTAA
- a CDS encoding ChrR family anti-sigma-E factor encodes MTTHHPDLSTLMSYSAGSLPDAVATVVAAHLSVCSRCRQHVQEAEQVGIRLLEELEPATLSAHAKDDILALLDKTERAAADSREEQNIPNDSDVPPLLRPVLGYYLDDLHWKYMAPGLKQFILPAFGSNLRLLKIAPGTCMPSHGHTGSELTMVLRGSYTDELGRFCAGDVADLDPDVQHQPVADTDEHCICLIATDAPLRFNGLVPRLLQPFFQI; translated from the coding sequence ATGACAACCCATCACCCTGACCTCAGTACCCTGATGAGTTACTCAGCAGGCAGTCTTCCTGATGCTGTTGCTACGGTGGTTGCCGCTCATCTGAGTGTATGCAGCCGTTGCCGCCAGCATGTTCAGGAAGCAGAACAGGTCGGTATCCGTTTACTGGAAGAGTTAGAACCAGCAACCTTGTCGGCCCATGCTAAAGACGACATTCTGGCTCTACTTGATAAGACTGAGCGGGCCGCCGCTGACAGCAGGGAAGAGCAGAATATTCCGAATGACTCCGATGTTCCCCCCCTCCTCAGACCCGTTTTGGGCTATTATCTGGACGACCTGCACTGGAAGTATATGGCACCCGGACTGAAGCAATTTATCCTGCCAGCATTCGGCAGTAACCTGAGATTGTTAAAAATTGCGCCAGGCACCTGTATGCCTTCCCATGGGCATACCGGCTCTGAGCTCACCATGGTATTAAGAGGCTCCTACACCGATGAGCTGGGACGATTTTGCGCTGGCGATGTCGCCGACCTGGACCCTGACGTTCAGCATCAGCCAGTGGCCGACACTGACGAACATTGTATTTGCCTGATTGCTACTGATGCCCCTTTACGATTCAACGGGCTGGTACCCAGGCTTCTGCAACCTTTCTTTCAGATTTGA
- a CDS encoding sigma-70 family RNA polymerase sigma factor: MNKSTMDSENSRCDMSGKLKQSLVDLGCYRDKQTFALLYDFFAPRLKRHLMTKGAHGEMAEDLVQETMLSVWRHCKSYDPRKSTASTWIFRIARNLWIDRLRKEKPDLMTPLDNYPETCFEPAMAEFDSEKIKSALKGLPQQQAQLVYKVYYEGKSHREISEDMDMPLGSVKSGLRLAFNKLRNQAGEVT, from the coding sequence ATGAACAAAAGCACAATGGATTCAGAAAACAGTCGCTGTGACATGTCAGGCAAACTCAAGCAGTCATTGGTTGATCTTGGCTGCTATCGGGACAAGCAGACATTTGCGCTCCTTTATGATTTTTTTGCGCCCAGACTCAAAAGGCACCTGATGACTAAAGGTGCTCACGGAGAGATGGCTGAAGACCTGGTTCAGGAAACCATGCTCTCCGTCTGGAGACATTGCAAAAGTTACGATCCCCGTAAGTCGACAGCTTCTACCTGGATATTCAGGATAGCCCGCAACCTCTGGATTGATCGACTGAGAAAGGAAAAGCCAGATTTGATGACACCTCTGGATAATTATCCGGAAACCTGTTTTGAACCGGCCATGGCAGAGTTTGATTCAGAAAAGATCAAGTCCGCCCTGAAGGGTTTGCCTCAGCAACAGGCCCAGCTGGTGTACAAAGTGTATTACGAAGGAAAAAGCCATCGTGAAATTTCTGAAGATATGGACATGCCGTTGGGCAGTGTGAAATCAGGCTTGAGACTGGCTTTCAACAAGCTTCGTAATCAAGCAGGAGAGGTAACATGA
- a CDS encoding FAD-dependent oxidoreductase, with protein sequence MTAKGLSIAVIGSGISGLSSAWLLSKQHNVTLFEKDDRFGGHSNTVMVQDSDQSIPVDTGFIVFNNKTYPNLTAFFDYLDVPVVNTDMSFAVSMNQGQTEYSGTSLSGLFAQRSNVVKPGFLRMLMDIFRFYQSSADVMKQLKPSVTLRELLTDRGYSQRFIDDHLIPMGAAIWSTPSDRMLDYPALAFMRFCQNHGLLQLTDRPQWQTVNGGSREYVSRILGDMSGLAIKNRCVRKVKRHADRVTITDLQGDIHEFDHVVMACHADTSLAMLSEPSELEQLLLGSFSFQRNRAILHSDERLMPTRKKAWASWNYFGTRANEGPSVTYWMNRLQHLEGPPLFVTLNPSREPGHIHGCYLYDHPVFDRNALEAQSRLWELQGHNRTWFCGAWFGYGFHEDGLQSGLAVAEALGGKRRPWSVENQNDRLTWPEHGIGKRPVTFASCSGTDGSVRRQV encoded by the coding sequence ATGACAGCTAAAGGACTCAGTATTGCTGTAATTGGATCAGGCATCAGCGGGCTGTCCAGCGCCTGGCTGCTGTCTAAGCAGCACAATGTCACCCTGTTTGAAAAAGATGATCGCTTCGGCGGACACAGTAACACGGTGATGGTTCAGGACAGTGACCAGTCTATTCCAGTGGATACCGGCTTTATTGTTTTTAATAACAAAACTTATCCTAATCTGACGGCTTTTTTTGACTATCTGGATGTACCGGTTGTCAATACAGATATGTCTTTTGCTGTTTCCATGAATCAGGGGCAGACTGAATATTCAGGAACCAGCCTGAGCGGATTGTTTGCCCAACGGTCAAATGTTGTTAAGCCCGGATTTCTGAGAATGCTGATGGATATTTTCAGATTCTACCAGTCCAGCGCCGATGTCATGAAACAGCTGAAGCCATCGGTCACTCTTCGGGAGCTGCTCACCGATCGGGGCTACAGCCAACGATTTATTGACGATCACCTGATTCCGATGGGAGCCGCCATCTGGTCAACACCTTCGGATCGAATGCTGGATTATCCAGCCCTGGCTTTTATGCGATTTTGCCAGAATCATGGTCTGCTGCAACTGACAGACCGTCCTCAATGGCAAACCGTGAATGGCGGTAGCAGAGAATATGTTAGCCGCATTCTGGGTGACATGAGCGGTCTGGCCATCAAGAATCGCTGTGTCCGGAAGGTCAAACGCCATGCCGACCGGGTGACCATCACCGATTTGCAGGGTGATATCCACGAGTTTGATCATGTGGTCATGGCCTGTCACGCCGATACTTCCCTGGCCATGTTGAGCGAACCCAGCGAATTGGAGCAGTTACTGTTGGGATCCTTCAGCTTTCAACGAAACCGGGCCATTTTGCACAGTGATGAACGACTGATGCCCACCCGAAAAAAAGCCTGGGCGAGCTGGAACTATTTTGGCACCCGTGCCAATGAAGGACCTTCCGTCACTTACTGGATGAATCGGCTTCAACATCTGGAAGGCCCTCCTCTGTTTGTCACCCTGAATCCTTCCAGAGAGCCCGGGCACATTCACGGTTGCTACCTCTACGACCACCCTGTGTTTGATCGAAATGCCCTGGAGGCGCAGTCAAGGTTATGGGAGTTACAGGGCCACAATCGTACATGGTTCTGTGGGGCCTGGTTTGGTTATGGTTTTCATGAAGACGGCCTTCAGTCCGGGCTGGCTGTGGCCGAAGCGCTGGGCGGAAAACGAAGGCCCTGGTCTGTTGAAAACCAGAACGACAGGTTGACCTGGCCCGAACATGGTATCGGGAAAAGACCGGTCACCTTTGCTTCGTGCAGTGGTACGGACGGCAGCGTCAGGAGGCAGGTATGA
- a CDS encoding DUF1365 domain-containing protein yields MKSAIYWGQLMHNRIQPRKHRFSYRIASWFIDLDELEQLDDQLKLFSVSRFNLLSLYPKDFGDGSGSCLKTQATELLLGHDIATPERIFMLCYPRVFGYIFNPLTVYYCLDSEEKLSALIYEVSNTFGERHSYVIPIAKNEDNKTSFHQSVKKQLHVSPFFETDCEYRFKAQLPDQTLKLGIHLHNAEGRLFAAVLKGERQVLSDLNILRQLLVLPLQAFKVTLAIHWEAFRLFIKGIRVVRHVPKDRFFSWSRGTTHRWHEKLANAGKITRTSGQKKYGKQGV; encoded by the coding sequence ATGAAGTCAGCAATCTACTGGGGGCAGTTAATGCATAACCGCATTCAACCCCGCAAGCATCGCTTCTCGTATCGTATCGCTTCCTGGTTTATTGATCTGGATGAGCTGGAGCAGCTTGATGACCAGCTCAAGCTGTTTTCAGTCAGCCGGTTTAATCTGCTCTCTTTATATCCAAAGGATTTTGGTGATGGTTCTGGAAGCTGTCTTAAAACCCAGGCCACTGAGCTTCTGCTGGGGCACGATATAGCGACGCCTGAGCGAATCTTTATGTTGTGTTATCCCAGAGTGTTTGGCTACATCTTCAATCCTCTGACGGTCTATTATTGTCTCGACTCAGAGGAGAAGTTATCTGCCCTTATCTATGAAGTATCGAACACTTTTGGTGAACGACACAGTTACGTTATCCCCATAGCAAAGAATGAGGATAACAAGACCAGCTTCCACCAGTCCGTCAAAAAACAACTGCACGTTTCACCTTTTTTTGAAACCGATTGTGAGTACCGTTTCAAGGCACAGTTGCCCGATCAAACCCTGAAGCTGGGCATTCATCTTCACAATGCCGAAGGCCGGTTATTTGCAGCCGTACTCAAAGGTGAGCGACAGGTGCTCAGTGACTTGAATATTCTCAGGCAGTTATTGGTTCTGCCATTGCAGGCTTTTAAAGTGACTCTGGCCATTCATTGGGAGGCTTTTCGGCTGTTTATTAAGGGAATTCGAGTGGTTCGCCACGTTCCAAAAGATCGTTTCTTCAGCTGGAGTCGTGGCACCACACACCGGTGGCATGAAAAACTGGCAAATGCAGGCAAAATAACAAGAACCAGTGGGCAAAAAAAGTACGGGAAACAGGGGGTATAA
- a CDS encoding cyclopropane-fatty-acyl-phospholipid synthase family protein, with protein MLDISGKTLPQNGLSSGQGASNTIKWLVKRLENASLSRIELQQKDGLIPVGLPVQDVPIAQVRINRPFSLLRAASRGLIGLAESYMKGDWDTPDLQAVLDWGMVNEKQIEKQFSSTWLSRKLNRMSHLLNNNSRSGSRRNIAAHYDLGNDFYRLWLDPSMTYSSALFNDNDETLEQAQANKYHQILNWLDTMPEHSVLEIGCGWGGFARLLQQQGGQHYFGVTLSTEQLQFARHSLQQQAGFNVHLKDYRDIQGQYDRIVSIEMLEAVGENHWPIYFQKVFDVLKPGGVAVIQVITIDQERFNDYRAEADFIQRYIFPGGMLPTDQVIHDQCHQAGLAIENTYSFGRDYARTLSIWAESFRQHWPEIMTLGFDEHFKRMWLFYLAYCEAGFKQDSIDVRLYQISKPDL; from the coding sequence ATGTTGGACATCTCAGGAAAAACCCTGCCTCAGAATGGCTTGTCCAGCGGGCAGGGTGCATCAAATACCATAAAGTGGCTGGTGAAACGACTGGAGAATGCCTCGCTGAGCCGTATTGAGTTACAGCAAAAAGACGGCCTGATACCAGTAGGTTTGCCTGTACAGGACGTACCGATAGCCCAAGTCAGGATTAATCGCCCTTTTAGTCTGCTCAGGGCGGCCAGCAGGGGGTTGATCGGACTGGCTGAATCCTATATGAAAGGGGACTGGGATACGCCCGACCTGCAGGCTGTACTGGATTGGGGCATGGTCAATGAGAAGCAGATAGAAAAACAATTTTCCTCAACCTGGCTGTCTCGAAAACTGAATCGGATGAGCCATCTTTTAAACAACAATAGTCGTTCAGGAAGTCGTCGTAACATTGCTGCCCATTATGATTTGGGCAATGACTTTTATCGGTTGTGGCTGGACCCTTCCATGACCTATTCCAGCGCCCTGTTCAATGATAACGATGAAACACTGGAGCAGGCTCAGGCCAATAAATACCATCAGATACTGAACTGGCTGGATACAATGCCAGAGCATTCTGTGCTGGAAATTGGTTGTGGCTGGGGAGGCTTTGCCCGGTTATTACAGCAGCAGGGAGGACAGCATTATTTCGGAGTGACCCTGTCCACAGAGCAGCTACAGTTTGCCCGTCATTCACTTCAGCAGCAGGCGGGTTTCAATGTTCATCTAAAAGATTACCGGGATATTCAGGGGCAGTATGACCGCATTGTCTCCATAGAAATGTTGGAGGCCGTAGGAGAAAACCACTGGCCCATCTATTTTCAGAAAGTGTTTGATGTTCTCAAGCCCGGCGGGGTGGCTGTGATCCAGGTGATTACCATTGATCAAGAACGCTTCAACGATTACCGGGCAGAAGCCGACTTTATTCAGCGTTATATCTTCCCGGGCGGTATGCTCCCGACGGATCAGGTGATCCATGACCAATGTCACCAGGCAGGTCTGGCCATCGAGAACACATATTCTTTTGGTCGTGACTACGCCAGAACACTGTCAATCTGGGCTGAATCATTCAGGCAGCACTGGCCGGAGATTATGACTCTGGGCTTTGACGAGCATTTTAAACGCATGTGGCTGTTCTACCTCGCTTATTGTGAAGCGGGCTTTAAACAGGACAGTATCGACGTGCGACTTTATCAGATCAGTAAGCCTGATTTATAA
- a CDS encoding DUF3833 family protein: protein MRDAIREAMQERYTRDQPVLTIEQYFQGVTYAKGDFADRFGKIRNRFEVIMKGWVEDSVLMLDEHFIYQNGDISHRLWQIKILADSQYQGQAHDVIGLATGASQGNTFNWTYEMNLPIRGFNWRVKFDDWLFLQENGQILNIARVSKWGLALGTLTFHFSKDHSLISSSSLEKLQHQGVEPGKEP, encoded by the coding sequence ATGCGGGATGCAATACGGGAAGCAATGCAGGAACGATACACACGGGATCAACCCGTTTTAACCATTGAACAGTATTTTCAGGGTGTCACCTATGCCAAGGGTGATTTTGCAGATCGCTTTGGCAAAATACGAAACCGTTTTGAAGTCATTATGAAAGGTTGGGTAGAAGACAGTGTTCTAATGCTGGATGAACATTTTATTTATCAAAATGGCGATATATCCCACCGACTTTGGCAGATAAAAATATTGGCTGATAGTCAGTATCAGGGTCAGGCGCACGATGTGATCGGCCTGGCCACAGGAGCGAGCCAGGGAAATACCTTTAACTGGACGTATGAAATGAATTTACCCATCAGGGGGTTCAACTGGCGAGTGAAGTTTGATGACTGGTTGTTCTTGCAGGAAAACGGCCAGATTCTTAATATTGCCAGGGTCAGCAAATGGGGACTCGCTCTGGGCACCCTCACTTTCCACTTCAGTAAAGATCATTCACTGATTAGTTCCTCGTCATTGGAAAAACTGCAACATCAGGGTGTCGAACCAGGGAAGGAACCATGA